From the Martelella mediterranea DSM 17316 genome, one window contains:
- a CDS encoding filamentous hemagglutinin N-terminal domain-containing protein: MTKFLAKALSWILAGVLTLQPVLLYAQDIQVIGPDNGPRPHLDRAYNGTPVLNIGTPNGAGVSHDTYTRFSADDLILNNSATNVDTLLGGWIEGNPNLRPGREAGLWIGEVIGGSRTELNGILEVGGRKMDVILANEYGVTCDGCGFINTDRATLTTGKPIFSGNGGLEGFDVRKGSVLIGAGGLNPEDRLSLSDTARVDVISRAAEIYGKMRADSLNVIAGANRVDYDWSYDPETGEIHGVTEQAGEGAAPALAVDVAALGGMYANAISMVATENGVGVRLNGKLASAGNIGLRSDGRLTLGAPQGGHVPEIKAKKKIQIRNRGPVLLEGAITSEDGNLIDIRTSEGALIFNGEASGGAVVLESAGLASIAAAIDARNSLEIRSLNDGVSVAEKAVLSGSNVSVSAAQSAEINGRISATGDLRVAARGASTGVRSELVAENISIGVAESLVLNGKAQAADTLNLAAGQKMSMGPQSLLSARSLAIASDTLALQGALKAVQDIGIDARLLEATETSRFEAAALNVTARDIGLINGLADIGGPVTIVAGQFTFGDDAEIFAQSLDVDSVGAAKLGGRFGINGPMTVDAATIAGTDALRLSAGSLALAANDIALAGDLSADGLMAIAVASGYLETTGSLTAGTLDIAAAGDMRHSGQIDAGTVTVTAREYAGAAGSEVFGNDITLQAGRIANQGVVKAEETLALSALYGALVNDGSLIGGDVSLAAATDLVNRAEIAAAGEGVLTAGRAFFTANGSTLSGGDLSIDAVTVDTRGAISGSGAVTVTAGAGGLANSGALIADALSLSSTGAIGNSGSITGRDTATLTAGSDLDNLSGGAVYGAQIDLSAEKFVNAGVVSADDLLAVSAGPAGLVNDMTLKGGRVEIDVSGGMDNNGVVMALDELALDAAGNFANRGVLISDADISATIGGGFVNSGKVDALQTVDMQVGGQFSTGAGSQFFADEIDVAAANIANAGVLKASSGLTAAALSGALENDGSLVGGDVALTAATDVINRAEIAASATGTLKAGQSLINATGALISGTNFDLSGVLVENRGALAASGNVGITAGAGGFVNHATLIGDRVDITSAAGIDNRGTLTGHSYAGLAAATDFDNRAGAAIYGNEIAIGGRKTVNNGIIAAGDRLTASARDGGLVNYATLKGQNLRLESTSDIGNAGTVSAGRQLVADAAGTITNVAALISGGDLALYADNILNNSGVIWANGDVTLAGDEGLGFASLVSNQTGRIEAFQGDLTIRADAVVNQGIAPTIAASQIIRWLEQGEAEPTNPVEQITKLIDEAYLDGNGNILPSYAGAYAALWEDVINGGGTLSAAARTIVKPSVTTPSGTALQSGFATLWENMYSRANADGTPDPAALVKSMVDPAIFAADGTVLPEHARAYADLWLTLASGGTSVSDSVKAILNPENALTVESQTTDPATGELVTVYSNALLADTTDVWTAMNAGDGASYDILKILYQDRFNDDGTLAEFVAGGSIDIQAKDVSNVYANMSAGQNIAISADQVTNKALGATQLLVEVHKKPDCFTCHEGEVDYYDTFGGRIEAVGNVAINGNLDNITMTTSELSLQDVIDEMNAYLAEKRAAGDPLMNGIPDVSEKNLELHDKRNDDYTAPVEGNGDDIRKVEGRDTGSETTVDTGAGTPDVDPLDPDNYQSGADRDGVDTGTGTPVVIPVDPGKYASSANTVDRGGPSGSGGGTGTLAPSIPGLTPTKSVNELLAQGINTLAETNPEFTEFSNFITSNYMMDVDRLQYRDELINHNREPSAEAARANGGPYGNPDLDYLDRPVSVPAPDGSGMRTVYPGAWQNSLSGEGALIAGENVTVSGGTINTEGRIAARDSVALTARTINATGGAITAETGEAALTALGDITLDGTKIDANTLSVVAGRDFTGTAVDIDVADAASIFAGGNVKIGARETEYHFDRGGAGTLDAVQQETSVLTAGGDLSIITSGDLELAGLEGVVGGDTNLSAGGDLLLTSVAETAEIHSGSGKNGKDITSYRSHVTSLETGGDFTANAGGSALLEGTQIDAGGNAQLAAGGDVVLAAAQDIYTYEERKSKKGFFSSKSSSYTKEQVTNEGVSIAAGGNLDIIAEKGNLTAAGASLQTADGDINLTAKEGDIYAGAYEDIFREESKKSKSMFFGLISSSSQSSSIDRRNTGTSALSDLDLSLVSGGDTALVGAALEAGGAINITTGGDFSVQAAIDSQRRDFFSTNTGLVLMTTVQENSYVETAVLSRLLAGQGLNLDIGGNAYLTLYDQAGVDAPLPQDLYPEELLALEGLQLLSQDLANEYFYDETVALSPAFKALVSIAIAAVAPQFIAGLGGVTGVTATAGAAAGTTVTTTTTAFGATVVTTSATGAVLSTSYSLTAIGSAASAFASSVIVESVDGAISGEYDLGEILKGATFSAASAGLTSGIDFGFPKDHPFHDALFGIGSGQFTMAGLLETGLDGVIRSGLSSAVYGTDFGDGVLASVVSYVANGVSGALIEETADVFGHGAFSIEKLVAKATIICLAAEAGGASCASGAIGSLVTELVIASGSNLGADDIQTYRQRLQVIGAIAGYFTSGGEADNVYATAFAALNDYDNNYYLGMAYAAQGISEDARAKCLAAGGSASQCDALARQVFEDFILGLSPDPAVVVDVILDFTPVIGDVKGVYECIADPSVVSCGGAAVGVVPLAGDAVKIVLKQGDKAVAVIKRADGTLEKATVSADDLAKVEATNTATIGGKSCVYSCVVDGTTRYVGITDDVARRGAEHLAQKGIRIQGIRGLQNLSRSDARAVEQTLINYYGLGKNGGTLLNKINSISATRNPTAYEQALIQGKQILDSVEYKWTN; the protein is encoded by the coding sequence ATGACCAAATTTCTTGCAAAAGCCCTCTCCTGGATATTGGCCGGCGTTCTTACGCTGCAGCCGGTTCTCCTTTATGCGCAGGACATTCAGGTCATCGGCCCTGACAACGGACCGCGGCCGCATCTCGACCGGGCCTATAACGGCACCCCTGTTTTGAATATCGGCACGCCGAACGGCGCCGGCGTCTCCCACGACACCTATACCCGCTTTTCGGCCGACGACCTGATCCTCAACAACTCGGCGACCAATGTCGACACGCTGCTTGGCGGCTGGATCGAGGGCAATCCGAACCTCAGGCCCGGTCGGGAAGCCGGACTTTGGATCGGCGAGGTCATTGGCGGATCGCGCACCGAACTGAACGGCATCCTGGAAGTCGGCGGCCGGAAAATGGATGTCATTCTCGCCAATGAATATGGCGTGACATGCGACGGCTGCGGCTTCATCAACACCGACCGGGCCACGCTGACCACCGGCAAGCCGATCTTTTCCGGCAATGGCGGGCTTGAAGGCTTCGATGTCCGCAAGGGCAGCGTGCTGATCGGAGCCGGTGGCCTCAATCCCGAAGACCGGCTTTCGCTCTCGGATACGGCGCGCGTCGACGTGATTTCCCGCGCCGCCGAAATCTACGGCAAGATGCGCGCCGACAGCCTGAATGTGATCGCCGGCGCCAACCGGGTCGATTACGACTGGTCATACGATCCTGAAACCGGCGAGATTCACGGCGTCACGGAGCAGGCGGGCGAGGGCGCCGCTCCGGCGCTGGCCGTCGATGTGGCCGCACTCGGCGGCATGTATGCCAATGCGATCAGCATGGTCGCGACCGAAAACGGCGTCGGCGTGCGTTTGAACGGCAAGCTGGCATCGGCCGGCAATATCGGGCTGCGGTCCGACGGCCGGCTGACGCTGGGCGCGCCGCAAGGCGGGCATGTCCCGGAAATCAAGGCGAAGAAGAAGATCCAGATCCGCAATCGCGGGCCTGTTCTTCTGGAAGGCGCGATTACATCCGAGGACGGCAATCTGATCGATATCAGAACCTCCGAAGGGGCGCTGATCTTCAACGGCGAGGCGTCGGGCGGCGCGGTGGTTCTGGAAAGCGCCGGCCTTGCCAGCATCGCCGCGGCCATCGATGCGCGCAACAGCCTGGAGATTCGCTCTCTCAATGACGGCGTTTCGGTGGCCGAAAAGGCCGTGTTGTCGGGTTCGAACGTTTCCGTGTCGGCCGCCCAGTCCGCGGAGATCAATGGCCGGATCAGCGCGACGGGCGATTTGCGGGTGGCCGCGCGTGGCGCAAGCACGGGTGTCCGGTCGGAACTCGTCGCCGAAAACATCTCCATAGGCGTTGCGGAAAGTCTCGTCCTCAATGGCAAGGCGCAGGCCGCTGACACGCTCAATCTTGCCGCCGGGCAGAAGATGTCCATGGGACCGCAATCGCTGCTGTCGGCGCGGTCACTGGCGATCGCCAGCGATACGCTTGCGCTTCAAGGCGCGCTGAAAGCCGTCCAGGATATCGGCATCGATGCCCGTCTGCTCGAGGCGACGGAGACGAGCCGGTTCGAAGCCGCAGCGCTGAATGTGACGGCTCGGGACATTGGCCTGATAAACGGCCTGGCCGATATCGGCGGTCCGGTGACCATTGTCGCCGGCCAGTTCACCTTTGGCGACGACGCGGAGATCTTTGCCCAAAGTCTCGATGTCGACAGCGTCGGCGCCGCCAAGCTTGGCGGCCGGTTCGGCATAAATGGTCCGATGACGGTCGATGCCGCAACCATCGCGGGGACCGACGCGCTGCGGCTTTCCGCCGGGTCGTTGGCGCTTGCTGCCAATGACATCGCGCTTGCAGGCGACCTGTCAGCCGACGGGCTGATGGCGATCGCCGTGGCAAGCGGCTATCTCGAAACGACGGGGTCGCTAACCGCCGGCACGCTCGATATTGCCGCCGCCGGCGACATGCGCCACAGCGGTCAGATCGACGCCGGCACGGTTACGGTCACAGCGCGCGAATATGCCGGCGCAGCGGGCTCGGAAGTCTTCGGCAACGACATCACCCTCCAGGCAGGCCGCATCGCCAATCAGGGTGTCGTCAAGGCTGAAGAGACGCTTGCCCTATCCGCCCTCTATGGGGCGCTGGTAAATGACGGCAGCCTGATCGGCGGCGATGTCTCGCTCGCCGCGGCAACCGATCTCGTCAACCGCGCGGAGATCGCCGCGGCAGGTGAAGGCGTGCTGACGGCGGGGCGGGCGTTCTTCACGGCGAACGGCTCGACCCTTTCCGGCGGCGACCTCTCCATCGATGCGGTGACGGTCGACACGCGCGGCGCGATCTCCGGTTCCGGCGCGGTCACGGTGACCGCAGGCGCGGGCGGCCTTGCCAATAGCGGCGCGTTGATCGCGGATGCGCTCTCGCTCTCCTCGACGGGCGCAATCGGTAATTCCGGTTCGATCACCGGCCGCGACACGGCGACCCTGACGGCGGGATCGGATCTGGACAACCTGAGCGGAGGGGCGGTCTACGGCGCGCAAATCGATCTTTCCGCCGAAAAGTTCGTCAATGCCGGTGTCGTTTCGGCCGATGACCTGCTGGCCGTTTCGGCGGGACCTGCCGGGCTGGTCAATGACATGACCCTGAAGGGCGGACGGGTCGAGATCGACGTTTCCGGGGGTATGGACAATAACGGCGTCGTCATGGCGCTGGACGAACTGGCGCTTGATGCCGCCGGAAATTTCGCCAATCGCGGCGTGTTGATTTCCGATGCCGACATCTCCGCGACGATCGGCGGCGGTTTCGTCAACAGTGGCAAGGTCGACGCCTTGCAGACGGTTGACATGCAGGTCGGCGGGCAATTCTCGACGGGGGCTGGCTCTCAGTTTTTTGCCGACGAGATTGATGTCGCGGCCGCCAATATAGCCAATGCCGGCGTCCTCAAGGCTTCTTCCGGCCTGACCGCGGCAGCGCTTTCCGGCGCGCTGGAAAATGACGGCAGCCTGGTCGGCGGCGATGTCGCGCTGACAGCCGCGACCGACGTCATCAACCGCGCCGAAATCGCCGCGTCTGCAACGGGGACGCTCAAAGCGGGACAAAGCCTGATCAATGCGACCGGCGCACTGATTTCCGGTACGAATTTCGACCTCTCTGGCGTCTTGGTTGAGAACCGGGGCGCGCTGGCAGCCTCCGGCAATGTCGGCATCACCGCCGGCGCCGGCGGTTTCGTCAACCACGCCACGCTGATCGGCGACAGGGTCGACATCACGTCCGCCGCCGGCATCGACAATCGTGGCACGCTGACCGGCCATTCCTACGCCGGGCTTGCCGCCGCCACCGATTTCGACAACCGCGCCGGCGCGGCGATCTATGGAAACGAGATCGCGATCGGCGGCCGGAAGACCGTCAATAATGGCATCATTGCTGCCGGTGACAGGCTGACCGCGTCTGCCAGAGACGGCGGGCTGGTCAATTACGCGACGCTCAAGGGGCAAAATCTTCGGCTGGAATCGACGAGCGATATCGGCAATGCGGGCACCGTTTCGGCTGGCCGGCAACTTGTGGCGGATGCCGCCGGCACGATCACCAATGTCGCGGCGCTGATTTCGGGCGGCGATCTGGCGCTTTACGCCGACAATATCCTCAACAACAGCGGCGTCATCTGGGCCAATGGCGATGTCACGCTCGCCGGTGACGAAGGGCTGGGCTTCGCCAGTCTCGTCAGCAACCAGACGGGCCGTATCGAGGCGTTCCAGGGCGATCTGACCATCCGGGCCGATGCGGTGGTCAACCAGGGCATTGCGCCCACCATCGCTGCAAGTCAGATCATCCGCTGGCTGGAACAGGGCGAGGCCGAGCCCACCAATCCGGTGGAGCAGATCACCAAGCTGATCGACGAGGCCTATCTCGATGGCAATGGCAACATCCTGCCCTCCTATGCCGGCGCCTATGCGGCCTTGTGGGAGGATGTGATCAATGGCGGCGGCACGCTGTCGGCTGCTGCCAGAACCATCGTCAAACCCTCGGTGACGACGCCAAGCGGAACGGCGCTGCAATCCGGTTTCGCCACCCTTTGGGAAAACATGTATTCGCGGGCCAATGCCGATGGCACGCCCGACCCGGCCGCGCTCGTCAAATCCATGGTCGATCCGGCGATCTTCGCCGCCGACGGCACGGTTCTGCCCGAACATGCCCGCGCCTATGCCGATCTCTGGCTCACGCTCGCCTCCGGCGGCACCAGCGTGAGCGACAGCGTCAAGGCCATTCTCAACCCGGAAAACGCGCTGACTGTCGAAAGCCAGACGACGGATCCGGCGACGGGCGAACTGGTCACCGTCTATTCCAACGCCCTGCTTGCGGATACGACCGACGTCTGGACGGCGATGAACGCCGGCGACGGCGCCAGCTACGACATTCTGAAAATCCTCTATCAGGACCGGTTCAACGATGACGGCACGCTCGCCGAATTCGTCGCCGGCGGCTCAATCGATATCCAGGCGAAAGACGTCTCCAACGTCTATGCCAACATGTCGGCGGGACAGAATATCGCGATTTCCGCCGACCAGGTCACCAACAAGGCGCTGGGCGCCACCCAGCTTCTCGTCGAGGTGCACAAGAAGCCCGACTGCTTCACTTGCCACGAAGGCGAGGTCGATTACTACGACACCTTCGGCGGCCGCATCGAGGCGGTCGGCAATGTCGCGATCAACGGCAATCTCGACAATATCACGATGACCACGTCGGAACTGTCGCTTCAGGACGTCATCGACGAGATGAACGCCTATCTTGCCGAGAAGCGCGCCGCCGGCGACCCGCTGATGAATGGCATTCCGGATGTCTCGGAAAAAAATCTCGAACTCCACGACAAGCGCAACGACGATTACACCGCTCCGGTTGAAGGGAATGGCGACGATATCCGCAAGGTGGAAGGCCGCGACACCGGCTCCGAAACCACGGTCGACACCGGTGCAGGCACGCCGGACGTGGATCCGCTCGACCCTGACAACTACCAGTCGGGCGCCGATCGTGACGGCGTCGATACCGGCACGGGCACGCCGGTTGTCATCCCAGTCGATCCGGGCAAATATGCCTCAAGCGCCAACACCGTCGATCGCGGCGGGCCGTCGGGTTCCGGCGGCGGGACGGGGACGCTTGCGCCATCCATTCCTGGCCTGACGCCGACCAAATCGGTCAATGAACTGCTCGCCCAGGGCATCAATACGCTGGCCGAAACCAATCCGGAATTCACCGAATTCTCCAACTTCATCACATCCAACTACATGATGGATGTCGATCGGCTGCAATACCGCGACGAGCTGATCAACCATAACAGGGAGCCCAGCGCGGAAGCCGCGCGCGCCAATGGCGGACCCTATGGCAATCCCGACCTCGATTATCTCGACCGTCCCGTCTCCGTTCCCGCGCCGGACGGCTCCGGCATGCGCACGGTCTATCCCGGCGCGTGGCAGAACTCGCTTTCCGGGGAGGGCGCGCTGATCGCCGGTGAAAACGTCACCGTTTCGGGCGGCACGATCAACACCGAAGGCCGCATTGCCGCGCGCGACAGCGTGGCGCTGACGGCCCGGACCATCAACGCCACCGGCGGCGCGATCACGGCCGAGACCGGCGAAGCCGCGCTGACGGCGCTTGGCGATATCACGCTCGACGGCACGAAGATCGACGCCAACACGCTCTCCGTGGTCGCCGGCCGCGATTTCACCGGCACGGCGGTCGATATCGATGTCGCCGACGCCGCCAGCATCTTCGCCGGCGGCAATGTGAAGATCGGCGCCAGGGAAACCGAATACCACTTCGACCGCGGCGGCGCCGGCACGCTCGACGCCGTCCAGCAGGAAACCTCGGTTCTGACGGCGGGCGGGGATCTCTCGATCATCACCTCCGGCGATCTCGAACTGGCCGGTCTTGAAGGCGTTGTCGGCGGCGATACCAACCTGTCGGCCGGCGGCGACCTGCTGTTGACCAGCGTTGCCGAAACCGCGGAAATCCATTCCGGTTCGGGCAAGAACGGCAAGGATATCACCTCCTACCGCTCGCATGTCACAAGTCTCGAAACCGGCGGCGATTTCACCGCCAATGCCGGCGGCTCGGCGCTTCTGGAAGGCACGCAGATCGATGCCGGCGGCAATGCGCAGCTGGCGGCCGGCGGCGATGTGGTTCTGGCCGCCGCCCAGGACATCTACACCTATGAGGAGCGCAAGTCGAAGAAGGGCTTCTTCTCCTCCAAAAGCTCGTCCTACACAAAGGAACAGGTCACTAACGAGGGCGTGTCGATCGCCGCCGGCGGCAATCTCGACATCATCGCCGAAAAGGGCAATCTGACGGCGGCGGGCGCGTCGCTGCAAACGGCTGACGGCGATATCAACCTCACGGCGAAAGAGGGCGATATCTATGCCGGCGCCTATGAGGATATCTTCCGCGAGGAGAGCAAGAAGAGCAAAAGCATGTTCTTCGGCCTCATCTCGTCGTCCAGCCAGTCATCCTCGATAGACCGTCGCAATACCGGCACCAGCGCGCTTTCCGATCTCGACCTTTCGCTGGTCTCCGGCGGCGATACCGCGCTTGTGGGTGCTGCCCTTGAAGCGGGCGGGGCGATCAATATCACCACCGGCGGGGATTTCTCCGTTCAGGCGGCGATAGACAGCCAGCGCCGCGACTTCTTCTCCACCAATACCGGCCTCGTTCTGATGACGACGGTGCAGGAGAACAGCTATGTCGAAACGGCTGTTCTGTCGCGGCTTCTGGCCGGGCAGGGCCTGAACCTCGATATCGGCGGCAATGCATACCTGACGCTTTACGATCAGGCCGGCGTCGATGCGCCATTGCCGCAAGACCTCTACCCGGAAGAGCTTCTGGCGCTCGAAGGCCTGCAGCTCTTGAGCCAGGACCTCGCCAACGAATATTTCTACGACGAGACGGTCGCCCTTTCACCGGCCTTCAAGGCGCTGGTGAGTATTGCAATTGCAGCGGTTGCGCCGCAGTTCATTGCGGGGTTGGGCGGTGTCACCGGCGTTACCGCGACGGCAGGTGCCGCTGCGGGCACCACGGTGACAACCACGACAACGGCCTTTGGCGCCACGGTGGTCACGACGTCCGCCACGGGTGCGGTGCTTTCCACCAGCTACAGCCTGACGGCGATTGGAAGCGCGGCAAGCGCCTTTGCCTCGTCCGTCATCGTCGAATCCGTCGATGGCGCGATTTCGGGCGAATACGACCTCGGCGAAATCCTGAAAGGCGCCACCTTCTCCGCCGCCAGTGCCGGGCTGACGTCGGGGATCGATTTCGGCTTCCCCAAAGATCACCCGTTCCACGATGCGCTTTTTGGCATCGGCAGCGGTCAGTTCACCATGGCGGGTCTGCTGGAGACAGGGCTTGATGGTGTCATCAGGTCCGGCCTGTCATCGGCCGTCTACGGCACGGATTTCGGCGATGGCGTGCTGGCCTCGGTGGTGTCCTATGTCGCCAATGGCGTTTCCGGCGCGCTGATCGAGGAAACGGCCGATGTCTTCGGACACGGGGCCTTCAGCATCGAAAAGCTGGTTGCCAAGGCGACGATCATCTGCCTTGCGGCAGAGGCGGGCGGCGCGTCCTGCGCCTCCGGGGCGATTGGTTCGCTGGTCACCGAACTGGTGATTGCAAGCGGATCGAACCTCGGCGCCGACGATATCCAGACCTACCGGCAGCGCTTGCAGGTCATCGGTGCGATTGCGGGCTACTTCACCTCCGGCGGCGAGGCCGACAATGTCTATGCCACCGCGTTTGCCGCGCTGAATGACTATGACAATAATTACTATCTCGGCATGGCCTATGCGGCGCAGGGAATATCCGAGGATGCGCGAGCAAAATGCCTTGCTGCAGGCGGCAGTGCTTCACAATGCGATGCGCTGGCGCGGCAGGTCTTCGAGGACTTCATCCTTGGCCTCAGCCCGGACCCTGCCGTTGTCGTGGATGTCATTCTGGATTTCACGCCCGTTATTGGCGATGTGAAAGGCGTCTATGAATGCATCGCCGATCCTTCGGTTGTGAGCTGCGGCGGCGCAGCCGTTGGGGTGGTTCCTCTGGCGGGCGATGCGGTGAAGATCGTCCTCAAACAGGGCGACAAAGCTGTTGCGGTTATCAAAAGAGCCGATGGCACACTTGAAAAGGCCACCGTTTCCGCTGATGATCTGGCAAAGGTTGAAGCCACTAATACAGCGACGATAGGAGGGAAGTCCTGTGTCTACAGCTGTGTTGTTGATGGAACGACCCGGTATGTGGGGATCACAGATGATGTCGCCCGGCGCGGTGCGGAGCATTTAGCCCAGAAGGGCATAAGAATTCAGGGTATTCGTGGCCTTCAGAATCTTTCTCGCTCTGACGCCCGAGCGGTTGAGCAGACTTTGATCAATTACTACGGCTTAGGCAAGAATGGCGGGACGTTGCTCAATAAGATCAATTCAATTTCCGCAACCCGAAATCCGACGGCATATGAACAAGCGCTTATCCAAGGAAAGCAAATCCTAGATAGTGTTGAGTATAAGTGGACTAACTAA